A stretch of the Halomonas sp. BDJS001 genome encodes the following:
- a CDS encoding TfoX/Sxy family protein translates to MKATSEFITSLSDVFALFGAIETKRMFGGYGVYRDGLMFALVADDVLYLKADESSVGAFIELGMKPFEYAKKGKRVRMAYYAAPEEIFENPIHAKEWADRAYATALRAKRLKGKASSKRA, encoded by the coding sequence ATGAAAGCTACCAGTGAATTTATCACAAGCCTCAGCGACGTATTTGCGCTATTTGGTGCAATAGAAACTAAGCGCATGTTTGGAGGGTATGGCGTTTATCGTGATGGTCTTATGTTTGCGCTCGTCGCTGATGATGTTCTTTACCTCAAAGCGGATGAAAGTTCGGTAGGCGCCTTTATCGAGTTGGGAATGAAGCCGTTTGAATACGCGAAAAAGGGTAAAAGGGTGCGAATGGCTTATTACGCTGCGCCCGAGGAAATCTTTGAAAATCCAATTCACGCCAAGGAATGGGCCGATCGTGCTTATGCAACAGCATTGCGGGCGAAACGCCTGAAGGGTAAGGCCAGTTCCAAGAGAGCGTGA
- a CDS encoding SDR family oxidoreductase: MSALDNKVAIVTGASSGIGRATARLFAKEGATVVVAARRASELDTLVDAIKEEGGQALAVAGDVGDEYFVQKLVDETLARFGQLDVAFNNAGILGAMGPVPEMSLADWDQVITTNLTSAFLAAKYQLPAMRSAGGGSLIFTSTFVGYSAGMPGMAAYASSKAGLIGLTQVLACEYGSHNIRVNALLPGGTDTAAAREFASTPEALAFVANLHAMKRTAKPEEIAQSALYLASDASSFTTGAALLVDGGVSINRT, translated from the coding sequence ATGAGTGCACTCGACAATAAAGTCGCCATTGTTACTGGTGCCAGCTCAGGTATTGGCAGAGCGACTGCCCGGCTTTTCGCTAAGGAAGGGGCTACTGTAGTGGTAGCGGCCAGAAGGGCGTCAGAGCTGGATACGCTGGTGGATGCCATAAAAGAGGAGGGCGGCCAAGCGTTAGCGGTTGCTGGCGACGTAGGCGATGAGTATTTCGTCCAAAAGCTCGTTGACGAGACGCTCGCGCGGTTTGGCCAACTGGACGTAGCTTTTAACAACGCAGGCATTCTAGGCGCGATGGGGCCAGTGCCCGAGATGTCATTGGCCGATTGGGACCAGGTAATCACGACTAATTTAACGAGCGCTTTTCTGGCAGCTAAGTATCAACTACCTGCCATGCGTTCGGCTGGTGGCGGCTCGTTAATTTTTACTTCGACATTTGTCGGCTATAGTGCAGGAATGCCAGGCATGGCGGCTTATGCATCCAGTAAAGCGGGGCTAATTGGACTGACGCAAGTCCTTGCTTGCGAATATGGTTCTCACAACATTCGAGTGAATGCATTACTACCGGGCGGAACGGATACCGCAGCAGCCAGGGAGTTTGCTAGCACCCCCGAAGCGTTAGCGTTCGTAGCCAACCTGCATGCAATGAAGCGAACGGCAAAACCTGAAGAAATTGCTCAATCAGCACTCTACCTGGCTTCAGATGCCTCCAGCTTTACAACTGGGGCTGCACTGCTAGTAGATGGCGGGGTATCAATAAACCGTACCTGA
- a CDS encoding manganese efflux pump MntP family protein: MTPIALIFLAISMSADAFAASISKGAELTKPRFRHAIGIGLVFGIIEAITPVLGWVAGKASQQYVQAWDHWVAFSLLSAIGLHMIYAGLKKEDKIEHRQQTLWLLVLTATATSLDAMAVGASLAFIDASIIATSLAIGLATTVMASIGTLLGHKLGKFVGHWAELIGGVVLIGIGLAVLAEHTSFFS; this comes from the coding sequence ATGACGCCGATTGCCTTAATATTCCTGGCCATTTCCATGTCAGCGGATGCCTTTGCCGCTTCTATCAGCAAAGGCGCAGAGCTAACCAAGCCCCGGTTCCGCCACGCTATTGGCATCGGCCTGGTATTCGGCATTATCGAGGCAATTACACCTGTTCTTGGCTGGGTAGCAGGAAAGGCCTCACAGCAGTACGTGCAAGCCTGGGATCACTGGGTGGCCTTTTCCCTGCTTTCCGCCATAGGCCTGCATATGATTTACGCCGGGCTCAAAAAAGAAGACAAAATAGAGCATCGTCAACAAACGCTCTGGTTACTGGTACTCACTGCAACGGCCACCAGCCTGGATGCCATGGCCGTTGGCGCTAGCCTTGCCTTTATTGATGCCAGTATTATCGCTACCAGCCTTGCTATCGGCCTCGCTACTACGGTAATGGCCTCTATCGGCACCCTGTTGGGCCATAAACTCGGTAAGTTTGTTGGCCATTGGGCGGAGCTTATTGGTGGTGTTGTGTTAATAGGGATTGGCTTAGCAGTATTGGCAGAGCACACCTCTTTCTTTAGTTAA
- a CDS encoding AraC family transcriptional regulator — MTTILPEQIVQLSDNLSQQLISVARRWSPLEELQDTAIAEVQLVRSDSATSYCSAVYEPCICFVIQGSKTVQLGDKEIVYSGPSYMASAIHLPVLGRIDHATPEHPYLAVKVSVDPQEVAGLILELGDKAPPEGHEAICSEIDCGLSSAPMDIRMQEALYRLLSLLDSPEDIKVLSPLARRELIYRALMGGLGPRMRRFAATDSQANRIARVIYTLKENFTQPLRIRELAATANMSESTLYHSFREVTRMSPLQFQKKLRLHEARRLMLAEGLEAATASYRVGYESPSHFSREYSRMFGAPPRADVSQLRGARATPLPA; from the coding sequence TTGACCACTATCTTGCCTGAGCAGATTGTCCAGCTCAGCGACAACCTGTCGCAACAGTTGATCAGCGTTGCCCGCCGCTGGAGCCCGCTTGAGGAGCTTCAGGATACGGCGATTGCCGAGGTGCAACTGGTGCGTTCAGATTCTGCCACTAGCTACTGTTCAGCAGTCTATGAACCGTGTATCTGCTTTGTCATTCAAGGTAGCAAGACCGTGCAGTTGGGCGACAAGGAGATCGTCTATAGTGGGCCAAGTTATATGGCAAGCGCCATTCACCTACCGGTGCTGGGCAGGATTGACCACGCGACCCCTGAGCATCCCTACCTGGCGGTCAAAGTCTCGGTGGATCCCCAAGAGGTGGCCGGGCTGATACTGGAGTTGGGCGATAAGGCACCGCCTGAGGGTCACGAAGCCATCTGCTCTGAGATAGACTGTGGTCTTAGCTCGGCGCCCATGGATATACGTATGCAGGAAGCGCTTTACCGACTGCTGAGTCTGCTAGACTCCCCGGAAGATATAAAGGTGCTTTCGCCGCTGGCCCGGCGTGAGCTGATCTACCGTGCGCTGATGGGAGGGCTGGGGCCACGGATGCGCCGATTCGCTGCCACAGATTCCCAGGCTAACCGGATCGCGCGGGTCATCTATACCCTCAAGGAGAACTTCACCCAGCCTCTGCGTATCCGCGAGCTGGCAGCGACAGCCAATATGAGCGAATCGACGCTGTACCACAGCTTCCGCGAGGTCACCCGCATGTCGCCGCTCCAGTTTCAGAAAAAGTTGCGCCTACACGAAGCCCGGCGACTGATGCTGGCCGAGGGGCTGGAAGCAGCCACCGCCAGCTACCGGGTGGGTTACGAAAGCCCCTCCCACTTCAGCCGCGAATACAGCCGCATGTTTGGCGCCCCACCCCGGGCTGACGTTAGCCAGTTGCGTGGCGCTCGAGCAACGCCGCTGCCCGCCTAG